A window of Macaca thibetana thibetana isolate TM-01 chromosome 7, ASM2454274v1, whole genome shotgun sequence genomic DNA:
TTGTCAATCCCCAGTCAATCGCAGGCTCTCACTGGACCCAGGACAAGGAGGAGACCAAAGAAGGAAGGGCTGCTCCAGCAGCACCACCAGCACCCCCGCGGGAATGGGGGCCTCCGTCCACCACCCAGCAGAGTTGGAGGGACTTGCTGCAGGGCTTCAGCATCAGAGGGGACCCTCATGGCTCTGTTGTTACCATGGTAACAAAGGGGCCACAGACTCGGGTCCAAGCTGGAGTGGGGAACTCTGTCATGAACGGGCAGAGTCTAGAACTAGGGGGTCTCCTGTGGATGAGGTTAGAAGATTCCTGGGGACCCGCTTTGGCCTCCTCTTCCCACGCCCACCACCAtctcagcaattctcctgcaacTGGGAGACCTGTGCTGCCAACAGCATTCAGAAGGCAGCCCCTTCACACACAGAGTAGAACCCAGGCCGCCCACAAAGGGCAACCCCCACACACCCAGCCAGTCTCCCTCACCAGagccttctctcccctcctctcctccctcaccctctcTGTCCACTCACTGAAGGTGCTCCCCACATCCCTGCCCCCAGCTCACCTCAAAAGGAGCTTCCAAGGAATAGTCGAAGGACAGAATGAGGTCCACGGCTCTCTGAGGCCGCAGAGCCAGTGGGAATGGAGAGTTGATGGCAAAGCCTCCGTCAACCAGGTACAGGCAGTCCCGCATGGGGGTGAGATGGTTGGGGGAGGCGTCTGGGTGTCTGTCTGCAAGGAACCCATGTGTATGCACGGGGACGAATGCAGTTGCTCTTGCTAGCAACCCCTTCTGTATTTGCATTCACACTTGCCTTCTCTCTGTAGAGTTCTCTCTGACAGCCACGGAGTCTCCCACCCCAAGCCCTCGGCCCCGCCTTCCAACTTCCAGCAGTACTTAGAGTCGCTCCGCATCAGCCCATAGGCAGCAGGAGACCACACCTCAACCCCCAGCCCAAAGCCAGCACTGGCCCCAGTGAACCAGAGGCGCAGGCAGGAAGGGAAGCCCCCATCTCCCACCCAGGGCAGCACTCACCTTTCCAGGCCACAAACTCTCTGTCAGCCACATAGTCCTTGTGCAAGCAGAGACCCCGGGTGAAGTTAAAAATCTGGGCAGAAGTGAAGCGGGAGGTGAATATGCCCAGCACAGCCTGGGAGAAGGGCCCCTGTGGGGTAAGGATCCTTGTTGGCAGCATCGATGGGTTGTGTGGCTGAGGCTTCTGGCAGTCATCTAGACAGGGGTGGGACAGCGAACTAGAGGGAGAAGTGGCATCCTCCTTTGCCCAGTGGTTCTTATAGTTCAGGGGTGCCCTTCCTCAACACTGAGCCCTCCCCacatccctcctcctccctgacCCCACCTCCCAGGCCTCTGACCGATGCTTCATCGAACCACTTTGAAACgactttttcttttgtatcttctATGTTTTGTAAACTGCCTATAACATTGTATttactaaataataatttatcttcTACCCTCTCGAAAATAAAGTTTGAGTCTACAGCTTCCAATCAGAACTTCGTCCATTAAACAGTGACTGAGCGGTTATTATGCCCAGCACTGCACCAGGCACGAGGGCTGCGAAGGTGAACGGGGCCTGCGCTGGCCCTCCCAAGTGCACGGCCTACTTGTGGGGAAAGTCACATAAAGAGAGAATAGATGATGACAAAGCCCCGGGGTAAGGATGGCAAGGATGTGCACATGGTTCTAGGGGACCATGGTGGTAAGATTGTcaggcaggccaggtgcggtggctcacgcctgtaatcccagcactttgggaggccgagacgggaggatcacgaggtcaggagattgagaccatcccagctaacacggtgaaaccccgtctctactaaaatacaaaaaacaaaattagcctggcgtggtggcgggcgcctgtagtcccagctacctggaggctgaggcagaagaatggcgtgaacctggaggcggagcttgcagtgagctgagatgatgccactgcactccagcctgggcgacagacagagcgagactccgtctcaaaaaaaaaaaaaaaaaaaaaaaaaaaaaaagattctcaggCATTGTGGAGGGATGGAGTGGAAAAGGGATGTCTGACAAAATGACATCTGAGCTGAACTGAAGAACAGAGGAAAAGTGATCCAGGGGAGAAAGGCGGGAAAGGCGCTCTGCACCGTGGGGCTCCCATGAGCCATTTAAGGACCAGACTGAAGAGGAGCCACTGAAGAGGGGTGGACAGAGTATCAACCCGATACCCAGCAGTCCTGCACCGAGTGGACCTAATCGGATCCCAGAACGGAGAACTCAAAGGTGTGACTTGATCACACCTCTGGACATCTAGAGACCCTAAGCTAGAGGTCATTTCCTCAGGACTTCCCTGAATCCAGTGGGACAGCCAAGTCCTTCTCTGTCCCCTCCCTCATTCTTTGTGTCTCTACCAGGGCCCCGTTGCTGGAATGTGGTGTGGGAGGGGCTCGGGGTCACTACCCTCACCTGTGATATTCACACTGCCTCTGTACCActccaggaagctgaggcccaagCCCACAGTCTTTAGGGAGATCTCTTCCAGGCTGGTGGCAAAGGCACTGCCCCACACACCTAAGCAGACAGGCAGGGCCCCACCCCATGTCAGTCAGGGCCTGGCCCCGGCACCTGCCTGTCCCCAGCCCTCCAGCCTTGACTCACCTTGCAGGTAGCAGATCCGGGGCTCGGGCTGGAGCTGCAGCAATCGTCCCATGAAAAGCTCTGAGCCAAAGAGCTCGGTGGGAACATAAGCCCCGTACTTGGGCAAGCCGACCTCGTAGGGCGTGAACTCGCACCACTCTAGGGGCCCGAGTAAAGGGAAAGTCACCAGGGGCTTCCCACCACAGTGCTTGTGCCCAAGCAGGAATCTTAGCTTTGCCAACGACAGGAAGCAGCAGCCCGGCTGTGCTCCAAGGTGCCTGTGTACAACCACCTCCTCTGGGCACCCTGATCACCCCATTCTCtcaccccctcctccccacctcctctaCCTCCTTCCTTCATCACCACACCCAGGCACCTGCAAAATCTTCCCCACTCATGTCGGAGCAGACGTTGACACTGGTGTAAATGGGGTAAGGGTTCTGACCCTGGCGGACCGCCTCCTGTTGGTCAGACAGCTTGGCAGGGTTCTCCTGGGCAGGAAAGAAGGGAGGCAGCTCGGCCTCTCGGGAGTTCCATTCCCCATCCCTGTGGCCTGGGGCCAGCGCCCTGCAGGGTGTGGCATGCCCACAAGAGAGGCTTTGGGTCATCAAGGCCAGTGCCCTAAGGACAGCTCTCTGAGGGACAGGTTTCAGGCCACAGCCAAGGGGAGCCCAGTGTGGATCTGTATAATTCCAGGGACTATAGGAacaccctccctccttctttaCTATTCAAAACAGCGTATCAGAACACCAGGAAGTCAGGGTGATGTTGCTAAAGGAATCCTTGAAAAGCCAgtccaatttctttaaaaaataaattactaagaaATGTAGATTATTTACTGAGAAATGAGAAATCACTTGTGATATCCATCCACACCTGATCGCCACACACGGGGTGGTGGGGAGCAGCTCCGCATCTTATTGCCTGGAACTGCAACTGGGTCTGAAGTGCCAGGAGCAGCCAGGCGGAGTGAGTTACGGCCGAATTGGCCGGGGAGTGGGTGTGGTGCTGGGCCTCACATCCAGGTGTGGGCTGAAATCTCTTTCAAAAAATCCTGAGACCAACTAAAATTAGTATCTCTGGAAGGGGGGCCCAGGCATGGGTGTGTTTGCAAAGCTGTGCCGGTGATCTAATATGCAGCCAGAGCTGAGCGCTGTGGACCAGCCTCCTACTCCCCAGGGGTTAGGAGCTAGAGAGGCAAAGTGGTGCCAGCCCACCCTGGAGTCTTACTCCTGACCCCAGGGGAGCTGAGACCTCAAAACAGCTTTGTATATCAGATCTGAGCCTGAGGGATGAGGCAGAAGCAAGGGCGGGTGGAAGGACTGGAGAGGAGCCTGTGTGTTTCCTTCTGGCTCTTCTCTCACCTCCTGGTACAGGAAATACTCCACAAAGAGGCCCCAGAGGTCGACCGGGGACACGCTGTGGCCACTGCGCTTCCGGACCCCCAGTTCCTGAGCGTAGTACTGTAGCCGCTCCGTGGACAAAGCTCCCATCTTACTGCTGCAGACGTGAACCTGGGCACGCTCAATGGGGCCCTGCAAGGCCACCTGGGACCAGGCTGGGTCCCTGTAGAGTGTGGAGATGCACCTGCGGATGGGAGGTGTGCCTGAGTCAGGGGCAGGAGAGCACGGCCACGGGAGAGAGGGGTGCAGAGTCTGTGAGTGGCCCTCCACCCCCGTTACTTGCCCCTGCTGCCCTGCAAGCAACCCCACTCAAAGGGGCGCTTGGGACTCAGCCTCTTCCTGCCCCTCCTAATCCCCTTGGAGGCAGGATCCCAGCCCCTCAGGGACTCCTTCAGATCACCAGGTCACAACCCCACCCTCTGTGGGGTCTCCTTTACCctgtgccctgcccccacctcactTACCAGGTGGACCCAGAGACCCCACTCAGGTAGGTCACAGTGTCTAGCAGGCCGAGCTCCTGCAACCCTGCCAGGCTGCCGTACAGAGAGGACATGGCTCGGGTTCCACCCCCGGAACCCAACACAGCCACTACAGGAACCTGGGTACAACAGTAACAAGGAAAACGACTCCGACTACCACCGTCATTTACATATTACATGTAATGCCTATACATGTCGGACATTATTCTAAGAGCCTTACAcgtattatctcattgaatcctcacagcagcccagtGAGAACCccatttccagatgaggaaactgaggcagggggtGGTTAAATAATGTGCCCACGATCATACAGTTATTAAGTGATGAGCTCTTACACCTAAGCAGTATGGCTCCAGAGATAGCCCTTCACCATTCGACCTGGAAGATATAGACCTGGAAGGTACATCTGATTCCCCAAAATCAGCTACGGCAGGTTCCTCTCAACCGTGGCACTCTTGATATTCCTGACCAGGTAGCTGTTTGCTGCTGGGGACTGTCCTGTGTGtggtaggatgtttagcagcatttctGGCCGCCTCTACCCGGTAGAAGCCAGCAGCCTCGCTCCACCTCCCCTTTCCCCAGCAGCAACAACGAAATCCATCTCTACACATGGACAAATGTCCCCCGGGGTGCGGTGGGGAGGAACTCAATTGTGCCCCGCTGAGCACCACTGAGCTAAAGTGACAAAGGCCAGCAAGCAGTCTAGACCTGCCCCCAGACGCCAAAGGGGCCCCGAGGTTTTAAGGTCTCCGCAGGGTCGGAGGTGCCTGAGCGGTCAGAGTCGATAGTTTCGGCTGCTTAGCTTTCCCACTAAGACTTGGCTCATTCCACTCTGGATTTTTGGCTCTTTTCcctattctcttttcttcccttgtcttgaaaaaaatgttcCCTGGCCACTGCTCACGGAAGGCGCTGTTGCTTCAGAGTGCTGGGTGAGACAGAGCAGACGCCTAGCACAGAGCGGGCACACATACTGCCCGAATGAACGAGCGCTGGGCCACAGTGGCAGCGTCTCCTGGGGACTCAGGCAGCCAGGAGGAAGCCGGCAGCCTGTTCCTGATCCCCAGTAAGTCCCTCTCTCAGCACTcctttcctcctgcctcccaaccACAGGCTGGCTGTCTCTAAACCCAGAGGATCCCAGGGACCCCCAAGCTCCACATCCCTTTGATCATGTTACAGACTCAGTTGTGCCCCTCCAAATTCCTGTGTTGGAGCCCTAACCCCCAACGTGAcagtatttggaaatagggcctaCAAGGAGGTGATAAAGGTGAAGTGGGTAAGGGCCTTCAACTGACAGGACTGGGGTCcttagaagaggaggaagagacccCAAGGCGTAcgctctgcacacacacacagaggatggGCCACGTGAGGACACGGCGAGACAGCTCCACTAGGAAGAGGAGAGGGGTCCGAGCAGAAGCCAGCCCTGATGATGGCACCTTcctcttggacttccagcctccagaacagagagaaaagtcatttctgtcatttaagccacctggtctgtGGGGTTTTGTTACGGCAGTCCATGCAGACCAAGACATCCAGCCTTGGCCAGGACTGTTTGGCGCTCGTCCCATATGGGGTCCTGGCTCTGCCAATGGTGTCCATCAGCTCAGGCAAACAGGCCAACCTCCTCTGGCCCCTCTTAGCCATGCTGGTCCTCTCAAGGGAAGAGGCTCAATTTGGTCCTAGCGGCTCTGGGGTCCAGCTCCTCCTCCATTCCGTACCTGGCCACTGTCCGGAGCCTCACTCAATCCCAGCACCTGCTGCAGGGCCTTGGCCACGACCTGCTTCCTCCTGTCCAGAAACTCCTGCTCCCCGTCACAGAGGTCAAAGCCAAGGCGTAGGTCTAGGTCTCCGGAGCTGTCTCAagtggggcgggggcggggggatTTTGGGTGACTGTCCAGTGGAGGagagccctgggcccagcccgGGTCTTTCACAGGAGCAGGTCCAAGGGATCCgcccaccagcaccagcaccGGGGAGGGAAAGGtgtcacccccccccccccacagcCTGAGCTTCTTGGGCAAGAGAGTGGAGCATGTTGGGGTGTGTCCCCACACTTCTAGCCCAGCCCCAAGAGGCCTTCTGCCTGGAGTCCCACTCACCTCATTTCCACCTTCACACTCAGAGCCACCTCCTGGCCCTGAAAGACAGAGCAGCCCCAGCCCTGAGCTCTCTGAGCAGGATTCTCCAGGGAAGTGGCTTCCCCACCTGCAGCCCCTATGGCCCTGCCATCACTGGCCCGATGTGGACATCATAACTGAGCTCTGGGCTGACCTGATCCAGCCACCCTCTTGGGTCCCTCCTCCAGACCTCTCTTGGTGGTCACAGAGAGCAGGCAGCGGTCCCTCTGGCACCCAGACAGAGCCTTACCTCCCCCAGGGCCACAGAACACTGTTCCTCCTGGCCTAGGGGCAGAGAGGAGAGCAGGATGCCCCCCTCGCCCAGCTTGCTGGTCTGAGCCTCCAGCTCCGCACTGGGGTCGCTCTGTGGAGAAGAAAACACCCAAGAAGCTCTCCAGCGGGGAAGAAAAGGCTCCCCCAACGTGGCCCTGGAACGCCAGTCTGGGCTGAGTTGGATCTACAGACCGTCCTGGCGGCACACTCACCTGCACAGCCGAGAGCTGCTCCATCAGCTCCACGTGTAGCCTGGAGCTCAGCACTGGGTTCACATGGAAGGTAAAGGTGGGTTGGAGGCCTGGCTCTGTGGGAGGCTGCAGGGGCAAGAGCTGTGGCTTCTCATAGGCCCCAGGCACTGTCAGCTGGAGCTGCCGAGAGCCTGAGAGCAGAAGGCCCAGGTGGGTGCGCAGGTGAGGGGGTGGGTCTGTGTCTGTGCGGCTTATGCTGGCAGCACCCCACCAGCaactcctcccttctcttcccctagGAAATGCCAACTCCTATCGCCCTGCTCTCTCTTGAGCACTGCTCATAGAGAAAGCCTCCAGAAGGACTCGGGTCCTCTAGCCTGCCCTGGTCAGAACTGGAACTCAGGGAAGGGTGGGAAGCACAAAAATGCCTGAAGGGGAAGACAGGGAACGGGGAGGGAGAGGGGCCCTGCCCAGAGCCTGTGGGGCTGATGATTTGAGCTGATTCTATGTTTATTATAAGAAtgagcaggccaggcacggtggctcacgcctgtaatcccagcactttgggaggccgaggcaggcggatcatgaggtcaagagatcgagaccatcctggctaacacggtgaaaccccgtctctactaaaaatacaaaaaattagccgggtgtggtggcgggcacctgtagtcccagctactcaggaggctgaggcaggagaatggcgtaaacccgggaggcggagcttgcagtgagccgagattgtgtcactgcactccagcctgggcgacagagcgagactccatctcaaaaaaaaaaagaatgagcagtTTTCAGGTGGTGGTTTCCCCCTTGCCCCACTTCAGGCTCTTTGCTCATTGTGTTGGAGGTTTGTGGCCCCAGAGAAAACCAATAGGCTGCAAGTTGTTCTGGCCTTTGTTTCCAAGTGTAGAACGCTGGGAGAGGAAGGTTtgtagaggcaggaggaggaagaatgggATGCGTGGATACAGAGAGATGCACGTCCTGGAGAAGAGGCAGAGGGCAAGCCCAGACTGGAAGGTGAGACCCAGGCTGGAAGAtgaggcccaggctggaagatgaggcccaggctggaaggtgaggcccaggctggaaggtGAGGCCCAGACTGGAaggtgaggcccaggctggaaggtgaggcccaggctggaaggtgaggcccaggctggaaaaTGAGGCCCAGACTGGAaggtgaggcccaggctggaaggtgaggcccaggctggaaggtgaggcccaggctggaagatgaggcccaggctggaaggtgaggcccaggctggaaggtgaggcccaggctggaaggtgaggcccaggctggaaggtGAGGCCCAGGCTGGGAGGAGTGAGGGGGCAGGCTTGTGGGCTTCAGAGCTCCCTGcccagcttcccagcagctttctGGGGAGGAGGCCAGACCCCAGAAAGAAATGACTGCACATGACATCCAGGCAGAGGGGGCCACAGACAGCCTCCCAGCCCCTAACACAACGTGGAAGAACCAGAGACATAAAGTATACGAGGACAGCAGACACTGAGGGATCAGAGGAGTCCCTGTCCTGCAGCCCCTCCTTGCACTTGATGAGGCTCAGAGACTCGACATGACCAAGTGTGGGAAGGGAATTCAAGAATGTAAGGAAAGTGATATTTTATTCATGCCAAGGCCTATGGACTGAGATGGAGACGTGCTATTCGTAAGAAGAAGCCATATAATCCGTGGTTGAGAGAACCGGAGTGTCACCGACCTGGGTTTGACCCTGGCTTTActacttactggctgtgtgcCCGTGAGCAAATGTCTTCTTTGGGCCTCAGCCTCATGAATTAGAGGATATTCTAATTGTGCCTGCTTTACAAGGTTGTTAGGAGGATTATAAGACACATTAAAATGCTTAGCCCAGGGCCTGCCTCAGAGTGAGCGCTCAGGGTTCCCTGGGCAGGACTCATCCTGCAGGCTCAGGCTGTCAGCACTGTCACACAGCCACCACTGCTGTCCCACATCTGGACTCCCCTGGCTGGGTGGCTGCCCTCTGTGGCACTGGGTTTGACAACCCCCGTTCTTCATTTCCCCTGTATTCTCACTGCCATGTGATTTCAGCTCCTCCCACTAAAGAGGTCAACTATGTTCCCCACCCTCCAGCTTTGAGTTCAACCCTGTTTGGGCCAATAACATGTTAGGTAGCAGCCAGGATGTGACCAGGCTTAACAAGCGTTTGGTCAGTTGGGCTTGCTCTCTTG
This region includes:
- the PLA2G4F gene encoding cytosolic phospholipase A2 zeta isoform X3 — encoded protein: MLWALWPRWLAGKMLPLLGAVLLQKRENRGPLRRHWRRETHPYYDLQVKVLRATNIRNTDLLSKADCYVQLWLPTASPSPAQTRTVANCSDPEWNETFHYQIHDAVKNVLELTLYDKDILVSDQYSQLLFDLRSLECGQPHRHSFPLNRQDSQELQVEFVLEKSQVPASEIITNGVLVAHPCLRIQGTLRGDGTAPREEYGSRQLQLTVPGAYEKPQLLPLQPPTEPGLQPTFTFHVNPVLSSRLHVELMEQLSAVQSDPSAELEAQTSKLGEGGILLSSLPLGQEEQCSVALGEGQEVALSVKVEMSSGDLDLRLGFDLCDGEQEFLDRRKQVVAKALQQVLGLSEAPDSGQVPVVAVLGSGGGTRAMSSLYGSLAGLQELGLLDTVTYLSGVSGSTWCISTLYRDPAWSQVALQGPIERAQVHVCSSKMGALSTERLQYYAQELGVRKRSGHSVSPVDLWGLFVEYFLYQEENPAKLSDQQEAVRQGQNPYPIYTSVNVCSDMSGEDFAEWCEFTPYEVGLPKYGAYVPTELFGSELFMGRLLQLQPEPRICYLQGVWGSAFATSLEEISLKTVGLGLSFLEWYRGSVNITDDCQKPQPHNPSMLPTRILTPQGPFSQAVLGIFTSRFTSAQIFNFTRGLCLHKDYVADREFVAWKDRHPDASPNHLTPMRDCLYLVDGGFAINSPFPLALRPQRAVDLILSFDYSLEAPFEVWSDKQLRRRPLGTLSSTGQTPPMA
- the PLA2G4F gene encoding cytosolic phospholipase A2 zeta isoform X1 — protein: MLWALWPRWLAGKMLPLLGAVLLQKRENRGPLRRHWRRETHPYYDLQVKVLRATNIRNTDLLSKADCYVQLWLPTASPSPAQTRTVANCSDPEWNETFHYQIHDAVKNVLELTLYDKDILVSDQYSQLLFDLRSLECGQPHRHSFPLNRQDSQELQVEFVLEKSQVPASEIITNGVLVAHPCLRIQGTLRGDGTAPREEYGSRQLQLTVPGAYEKPQLLPLQPPTEPGLQPTFTFHVNPVLSSRLHVELMEQLSAVQSDPSAELEAQTSKLGEGGILLSSLPLGQEEQCSVALGEGQEVALSVKVEMSSGDLDLRLGFDLCDGEQEFLDRRKQVVAKALQQVLGLSEAPDSGQVPVVAVLGSGGGTRAMSSLYGSLAGLQELGLLDTVTYLSGVSGSTWCISTLYRDPAWSQVALQGPIERAQVHVCSSKMGALSTERLQYYAQELGVRKRSGHSVSPVDLWGLFVEYFLYQEENPAKLSDQQEAVRQGQNPYPIYTSVNVCSDMSGEDFAEWCEFTPYEVGLPKYGAYVPTELFGSELFMGRLLQLQPEPRICYLQGVWGSAFATSLEEISLKTVGLGLSFLEWYRGSVNITDDCQKPQPHNPSMLPTRILTPQGPFSQAVLGIFTSRFTSAQIFNFTRGLCLHKDYVADREFVAWKDRHPDASPNHLTPMRDCLYLVDGGFAINSPFPLALRPQRAVDLILSFDYSLEAPFEVLKMTEKYCLDRGIPFPSIEVGPEDMEEARECYLFAKAEDPRSPVVLHFPLVNRTFRTHLAPGVERQTAEEKAFGDFVINRPDTPYGMMNFTYEPQDFDRLVALSRYNILNNVETLKCALQLALDRHQARERAGD
- the PLA2G4F gene encoding cytosolic phospholipase A2 zeta isoform X2, which produces MLWALWPRWLAGKMLPLLGAVLLQKRENRGPLRRHWRRETHPYYDLQVKVLRATNIRNTDLLSKADCYVQLWLPTASPSPAQTRTVANCSDPEWNETFHYQIHDAVKNVLELTLYDKDILVSDQYSQLLFDLRSLECGQPHRHSFPLNRQDSQELQVEFVLEKSQVPASEIITNGVLVAHPCLRIQGTLRGDGTAPREEYGSRQLQLTVPGAYEKPQLLPLQPPTEPGLQPTFTFHVNPVLSSRLHVELMEQLSAVQSDPSAELEAQTSKLGEGGILLSSLPLGQEEQCSVALGEGQEVALSVKVEMSSGDLDLRLGFDLCDGEQEFLDRRKQVVAKALQQVLGLSEAPDSGQVPVVAVLGSGGGTRAMSSLYGSLAGLQELGLLDTVTYLSGVSGSTWCISTLYRDPAWSQVALQGPIERAQVHVCSSKMGALSTERLQYYAQELGVRKRSGHSVSPVDLWGLFVEYFLYQEENPAKLSDQQEAVRQGQNPYPIYTSVNVCSDMSGEDFAEWCEFTPYEVGLPKYGAYVPTELFGSELFMGRLLQLQPEPRICYLQGVWGSAFATSLEEISLKTVGLGLSFLEWYRGSVNITDDCQKPQPHNPSMLPTRILTPQGPFSQAVLGIFTSRFTSAQIFNFTRGLCLHKDYVADREFVAWKDRHPDASPNHLTPMRDCLYLVDGGFAINSPFPLALRPQRAVDLILSFDYSLEAPFEVLKMTEKYCLDRGIPFPSIEVGPEDMEEARVERQTAEEKAFGDFVINRPDTPYGMMNFTYEPQDFDRLVALSRYNILNNVETLKCALQLALDRHQARERAGD